A single genomic interval of Coccidioides posadasii str. Silveira chromosome 1, complete sequence harbors:
- a CDS encoding uncharacterized protein (EggNog:ENOG410Q4IM~COG:Q), with amino-acid sequence MAAIARPTSDLLKSCLSDKVVLVTGAASGIGIAVAKQWAEHGAKVILTDVDKGKLEAATQGIGSGSACYVCNVASWSEQVKLFDDIKRNHGVPDIVALNAGIDPELAKMHDLPDEERKRVGNTVLHNYLADDYSEQDQHMLKQPADDVFNVNFKGVVYGIKLAVHHMKKAKKAGRIIVVGSAASYLEFPGQDLYVASKHAVLGLVRSTSSRKDVREAGIILSMVGPWLTKTALVEKIRQDRKGMMPESSAEDVAWAVSYLTIASRENANGRCVWVRGSGITEVEGSYRKWLAGLIKL; translated from the coding sequence ATGGCAGCAATTGCGCGACCTACATCCGATCTCCTTAAGTCCTGCTTAAGCGATAAGGTTGTGCTGGTGACTGGAGCAGCATCTGGGATCGGTATAGCTGTGGCCAAGCAATGGGCGGAACACGGAGCAAAAGTGATCCTTACCGATGTTGACAAGGGAAAACTCGAAGCTGCTACGCAAGGCATTGGTAGTGGCAGCGCCTGCTATGTGTGCAATGTGGCATCCTGGTCCGAGCAGGTGAAGCTGTTCGATGATATCAAGCGAAACCATGGAGTCCCGGATATAGTGGCCCTAAATGCGGGAATTGACCCGGAACTCGCTAAAATGCATGACCTCCCAGACGAAGAACGAAAAAGGGTGGGCAACACGGTCCTTCATAACTATTTAGCGGATGATTACTCCGAGCAGGACCAGCACATGCTTAAGCAGCCGGCGGATGACGTTTTTAATGTTAACTTCAAGGGAGTTGTGTACGGCATTAAGCTCGCGGTGCATCATATGaagaaagcaaagaaagcCGGGCGTATAATTGTCGTTGGTTCGGCAGCGAGTTACCTTGAATTCCCGGGTCAAGATCTATACGTCGCATCAAAGCACGCCGTTTTGGGCCTCGTCAGGTCTACGAGTTCACGCAAGGATGTCCGAGAGGCCGGGATCATCTTATCGATGGTAGGGCCTTGGTTGACTAAAACTGCGCTCGTAGAAAAGATTCGACAGGATCGGAAAGGAATGATGCCGGAAAGTTCCGCCGAGGATGTCGCTTGGGCGGTATCGTACCTAACGATAGCGTCTCGCGAGAACGCGAATGGGAGGTGTGTATGGGTTCGGGGTTCGGGAATTACAGAGGTTGAGGGGTCATACAGGAAGTGGCTGGCGGGATTGATAAAACTTTGA
- a CDS encoding uncharacterized protein (EggNog:ENOG410PHCB~COG:G~TransMembrane:3 (i62-82o102-123i130-150o)), whose translation MDTKSASVEEVENPSLERPREKNVESSLEQTYIHAGLTPEVASFLANFSEERRKKCIRKIDWHLCPMLMVLYLCAYIDRANIGNAKIEGLLTDLKLSGTQYSFAVSIFFLPYVICEVPSNVLLSRFKRPSTYIGIITVGWGIAMTLTGVVNNFGGLVATRLAVGIFE comes from the exons ATGGACACCAAATCCGCCAGCGTTGAAGAAGTTGAGAATCCCTCTCTGGAGCGGCCCAGGGAGAAGAATGTGGAATCTAGCCTTGAGCAAACGTATATCCATGCTGGATTGACTCCTGAAGTGGCTTCTTTTCTCGCAAACTTCTCCGAGGAGCGAAGAAAGAAATGCATTCGCAAA ATCGATTGGCATCTATGTCCCATGCTCATGGTGTTATACCTTTGTGCATACATCGACCGCGCCAATATTG GGAATGCGAAGATCGAGGGGCTGTTAACTGACTTGAAGTTAAGCGGTACTCAATACAGCTTTGCAGTGTCAATATTCTTTCTTCCCTATGTGATTTGTG AGGTTCCTAGTAATGTTCTCCTTTCGAGGTTCAAACGGCCCTCCACCTACATCGGCATTATTACCGTCGGCTGGGGCATTGCTATGACCTTAACGGGCGTTGTCAACAATTTCGGAGGGCTGGTCGCAACGCGCCTTGCCGTTGGAATATTTGAGTGA
- a CDS encoding uncharacterized protein (EggNog:ENOG410PHCB~COG:G~TransMembrane:1 (o12-33i)): MRGIGGYNGWRWIFIIEGLASIALSAFAFFALVDSPALSKRWLEPDEIRYLELRQRAQRGRVVVDEDPGKFDWSTLWQVVTDWQLYLQIINFWGNAVPNYGLKFTMPQIIKNMGYSSAKAQSLTVPPYMLGGLVTYVSSLLSDRCKWRFPFIIFG; this comes from the coding sequence ATGCGAGGTATTGGAGGCTACAATGGCTGGAGATGGATTTTCATCATCGAGGGCCTGGCTTCTATTGCACTGAGTGCTTTCGCCTTCTTCGCTTTGGTGGATTCTCCGGCCCTCTCTAAGCGCTGGTTAGAACCAGATGAGATTAGATATCTTGAGCTTCGTCAGCGTGCTCAAAGAGGTCGTGTTGTTGTCGACGAGGATCCCGGCAAGTTCGATTGGAGTACCCTATGGCAGGTTGTAACTGACTGGCAACTCTATCTGCAAATCATAAATTTCTGGGGTAACGCCGTGCCAAACTACGGGCTGAAGTTTACCATGCCTCAGATCATCAAGAATATGGGATACAGCTCAGCCAAAGCCCAGTCACTCACAGTTCCGCCATACATGCTCGGCGGCTTGGTCACCTACGTATCTTCCCTTCTCTCCGATCGGTGTAAATGGCGTTTCCCGTTCATTATTTTCGGCTAG
- a CDS encoding uncharacterized protein (EggNog:ENOG410PXY0~COG:S~BUSCO:12935at33183), translating into MTDSPYIPVAFFGATGGCANACLVHTLKAGYKAAALARIPPKLINLLLSQGIDRFTIDSNLTVIQGDATDIAAVKRALVPGPNNGRMVSTIISGLGGSPKLQLSALTPVTLDNPHICEQSTNVLLSAIRELQSSQRSQDQQKPLLAIISTTGISLAAEDVPFLFRLFYHYFLAVPHQDKRKMERAIISSMDTTDPSDRPLRGFVSVRPSLLTGDHNITSGRGWKTLRVGTEDKPAVGYTIQRADVGEWIFEQVLKTGAEKWMNRMVTLTN; encoded by the coding sequence ATGACTGATTCACCATATATTCCTGTTGCCTTCTTTGGCGCAACCGGCGGCTGTGCAAACGCCTGCCTCGTTCACACGCTCAAAGCTGGCTACAAAGCTGCAGCGCTCGCTCGAATTCCTCCCAAGCTCATCAACCTCTTGCTCTCCCAGGGCATCGACCGATTTACAATTGACAGCAACCTAACCGTCATCCAGGGCGATGCAACAGACATCGCCGCCGTCAAACGGGCCCTTGTCCCTGGGCCAAATAACGGGAGGATGGTCTCCACCATAATTTCGGGACTCGGCGGCTCACCCAAGCTGCAGCTCTCTGCCTTGACACCTGTGACACTGGATAACCCGCACATTTGCGAACAAAGCACGAACGTGCTCCTCAGCGCAATCCGGGAGCTCCAGTCTTCCCAGCGCTCCCAAGACCAGCAAAAGCCACTTCTAGCAATCATCTCCACCACGGGAATTTCTTTAGCTGCTGAGGATGTCCCATTCCTTTTCCGTCTATTTTATCACTACTTTCTTGCCGTCCCACATCAAGACAAGCGGAAAATGGAAAGAGCTATAATCTCCAGCATGGATACTACAGATCCTTCTGATCGGCCTTTGAGAGGGTTCGTCTCCGTGCGGCCATCACTTTTGACGGGTGATCATAATATTACTAGCGGGAGAGGTTGGAAGACCTTGCGTGTGGGGACAGAGGATAAGCCTGCGGTTGGGTACACTATCCAGAGGGCGGATGTGGGGGAATGGATATTTGAGCAAGTTTTGAAAACAGGCGCGGAGAAGTGGATGAACCGGATGGTGACCTTAACAAACTGA
- the BST1_1 gene encoding GPI inositol deacylase (SECRETED:SignalP(1-27)~EggNog:ENOG410PGPB~COG:U~TransMembrane:7 (n11-22c27/28o65-98i119-140o146-166i178-204o224-240i252-272o278-296i)), whose product MQALDLCIRSSIPLLFLGLTFLASSLATSKNTLSKSASPNAGSNSTESVIDFSANDLLLGSQDAFFWFLVPLFGIISIGTCVIVNYVAMILIHALGAIRAILMSRKGYIKHDERGNTSIFWSLSTKNRVINTAVLLLFVATFIPYQFAYVVACVVQLVTCVQASWHARETRSASHSSFYNYVHSIFILMIWILPINVLVLIVWIHDLAVHWLTPFSSNHNVFSILPFMLLVETLTCGTMIPRITTHLRHITYVLFFFLAAYSAIYGVTYAYLLHHITNLVIAWLVGIHFFAGGFSLRNLSRVINDSDGVPNGSPITDGHIKKLP is encoded by the exons ATGCAAGCATTGGACCTATGCATTCGATCGTCTATACCGTTACTTTTTCTCGGCCTTACTTTCCTGGCGTCTTCGTTGGCAACGTCAAAAAATACTCTATCCAAAAGCGCATCGCCGAATGCTGGGTCCAACTCAACGGAGTCTGTTATCGATTTCTCCGCCAACGATCTCCTCTTAGGGTCGCAAGATGccttcttctggtttttaGTGCCACTATTCGGCATCATTAGCATCGGTACATGTGTTATTGTTAACTATGTTGCGATGATCCTTATTCATGCGCTTGGGGCGATCCGCGCGATCCTGATGTCTCGTAAAGGCTACATCAAGCACGATGAACGAGG CAATACATCGATATTTTGGTCTTTATCGACGAAAAATCGAGTAATCAACACCGCTGTGCTCCTCTTATTTGTTGCAACTTTCATACCATATCAATTTGCGTACGTTGTTGCGTGTGTTGTCCAACTTGTAACGTGTGTCCAGGCATCCTGGCACGCTCGGGAAACA CGATCAGCGTCACATTCCAGCTTTTATAACTATGTTCATTCCATTTTCATTCTGATGATCTGGATCCTTCCTATCAATGTGCTTGTTCTCATTGTCTGGATTCATGATCTGGCCGTTCACTGGCTTACGCCGTTTTCCTCGAACCATAACGTGTTTTCTATATTGCCGTTTATGCTCCTTGTCGAAACATTGACATGTGGAACTATGATACCAAGGATTACGACTCA TTTGCGACACATCACCTATGTCCTGTTCTTCTTCCTCGCTGCCTACTCCGCTATATATGGCGTAACATATGCATATCTTCTCCACCATATCACCAACTTAGTGATTGCATGGCTGGTGGGAATTCATTTCTTCGCGGGCGGGTTTTCGCTTCGAAACTTAAGCCGGGTAATCAACGACTCTGATGGGGTACCCAACGGATCCCCCATAACCGATGGGCACATAAAAAAGTTACCATAA
- the BST1_2 gene encoding GPI inositol deacylase (EggNog:ENOG410PGPB~COG:U~TransMembrane:2 (i121-145o792-810i)): protein MQGRPNGASGDPNPRNDTSVTIDSDSDNGSRHRIAEVRGSSPSQIVPEKATILNDKVKAGPCLSTEKDLGIRKQLALSHTESIIASNPIAVMPLESPKQRLAMESSTESHRLRRARTRNPWICSGLVLFVTVSALLILSIIVYSYQSLQVDPQGCRTPSMRPTYIKLVGFDSEHTRFASKYGLYLYRERGVDEYSEEDIGIKGVPVLFLPGNAGSYKQGRSLASEASLYFHDVLQYHQERLKTGVRGLDFFMADFNEDMAAFHGQTLLDQAEYVNDALAYILSLYHDPRRPGRDLNLPDPTSVILIGHSMGGIVARTVLTMSNYQTNSVNTIITMSTPHARPPVSFDSDLVHTYKQVNNYWREAYSQKWANNNPLWHVTLISIAGGGGDTIVPSDYTSLSSLVPETHGFTVFTTTIPNVWTGMDHLSIAWCDSFRKVIIRSLFDVIDVRRSSQTKQRADRMSVFKKWYLTGMEVSAERKLPRKEHTTLLTLGDDTKSKSILRQDEKLTLRGFGHRKGPNSHLMPIPPRGGVPGKKLTLLTDQKLNSMETNRKLDVLFCSDFPLRAGQSATLPSLNLDLSGGSASSIRLVCKSAAEDVISLPTSTSSSKFAFDNVPSLSYLQYDLEDLTEYQFVVVIDKAETRYPGWLHAEFSDSSDSVIPTRVGLGRLLSAGLNIRLPAERPMVIDIKVPALHSSLLAYKLHVESKDCDGTELFKPMVRQYISGPYESKFFVNVRDAEINLHGIAPYMPPHIGDNAAATGISFQLWSDASCNGPLQLSLKVDVLGSMGKLAMRYRTVFAAFPLLVVSLVLRQQFKVYNQTGKLIDIVC from the exons ATGCAAGGACGCCCCAACGGAGCTTCAGGTGATCCCAATCCCAGGAACGATACCTCCGTGACCATCGATTCCGACTCCGACAATGGAAGTAGGCATAGGATTGCCGAAGTTCGTGGTTCCTCGCCGTCTCAAATAGTGCCGGAGAAAGCTACGATATTGAATGACAAGGTTAAAGCCGGCCCATGCCTGTCAACGGAGAAAGACCTTGGGATCCGGAAGCAACTCGCGCTTTCTCATACGGAATCAATTATTGCGTCCAATCCAATCGCCGTGATGCCCCTCGAGTCCCCAAAGCAGCGGCTAGCGATGGAGAGCTCCACGGAATCACACAGGCTGCGCCGGGCTCGAACTCGCAACCCGTGGATTTGCTCAGGGCTGGTCCTCTTTGTCACCGTGTCTGCTCTTCTCATCCTTTCAATTATCGTATACTCTTACCAGAGTCTTCAAGTTGATCCGCAAGGGTGCAGAACGCCGAGTATGCGGCCGACCTACATAAAGCTCGTTGGGTTTGATTCGGAACACACACGCTTCGCTAGCAAGTATGGTCTTTACCTCTACCGGGAAAGAGGGGTGGATGAATACAGCGAAGAGGATATTGGG ATTAAGGGCGTGCCGGTTCTTTTTTTGCCTGGGAACGCAGGAAGCTATAAACAAGGCCGTTCCCTCGCGTCCGAGGCCTCCTTATACTTTCACGACGTCTTGCAATATCATCAGGAACGACTCAAAACAGGTGTGCGGGGTCTGGACTTCTTCATGGCGGACTTCAACGAAGATATGGCTGCTTTTCATGGGCAGACCCTTCTCGATCAAGCGGAGTATGTGAACGATGCATTGGCCTATATTCTCTCTTTATACCACGACCCGCGTCGGCCAGGCAGAGACCTCAACCTTCCCGACCCGACATCTGTGATACTTATCGGTCATTCAATGGGTGGTATTGTTGCCCGTACGGTCCTTACCATGTCAAATTATCAAACAAACTCTGTCAACACAATTATTACGATGTCGACGCCTCACGCGAGACCTCCCGTTTCATTCGATTCCGATCTCGTTCATACATATAAACAAGTTAACAACTATTGGCGCGAAGCTTACTCACAAAAGTGGGCCAATAACAACCCCCTGTGGCATGTCACTTTGATTTCAATTGCTGGAGGAGGTGGTGATACGATCGTCCCTTCAGATTATAccagtctctcttctcttgttcCTGAAACGCATGGCTTTACGGTCTTTACCACCACTATACCTAATGTTTGGACAGGGATGGATCACCTTTCCATCGCTTGGTGCGATTCATTTAGGAAAGTTATCATAAGGTCTCTGTTTGACGTTATTGATGTTAGGCGCTCCTCTCAAACCAAGCAGCGAGCCGATCGCATGAGCGTGTTCAAGAAATGGTATTTGACTGGCATGGAAGTTTCTGCAGAGAGAAAACTGCCGAGAAAAG AACATACCACACTTTTGACACTTGGTGACGACACAAAATCTAAATCTATCCTACGACAAGATGAAAAACTTACCCTCCGTGGATTTGGACACCGTAAAGGGCCTAATTCCCACCTCATGCCTATTCCTCCTCGTGGAGGTGTTCCAGGGAAGAAACTCACCCTTTTGACGGACCAGAAACTTAACTCCATGGAGACCAACCGAAAATTGGATGTGTTGTTCTGCAGTGATTTCCCCTTACGAGCGGGACAATCCGCAACTCTTCCTTCATTGAACCTCGATCTCTCTGGAGGGAGTGCAAGCTCGATCCGACTAGTTTGCAAAAGTGCTGCAGAAGATGTGATTTCCCTTCCAACATCTACATCCTCTTCAAAGTTTGCATTTGACAATGTTCCTTCCCTGTCCTATTTGCAGTATGATCTCGAAGACCTCACGGAATATCAGTTCGTGGTGGTGATTGACAAAGCCGAGACACGATATCCCGGTTGGCTACATGCGGAATTCTCAGACAGTTCTGATTCTGTAATTCCCACTAGGGTTGGGCTTGGCAGATTACTGAGTGCAGGTCTGAATATTAGACTTCCTGCAGAAAGACCGATGgttattgatataaaagtTCCTGCACTTCATTCAAGTCTACTCGCATATAAGCTGCACGTTGAAAGCAAGGACTGTGATGGAACTGAGCTCTTTAAGCCGATGGTGCGGCAATACATCTCGGGTCCCTACGAATCGAAATTTTTCGTCAATGTGAGAGATGCCGAAATCAACCTTCACGGAATTGCGCCGTATATGCCTCCGCATATTGGAGACAATGCTGCCGCCACTGGAATCTCCTTTCAACTTTGGTCTGATGCATCCTGCAATGGACCGCTGCAACTCTCGCTGAAAGTTGATGTTCTCGGGAGTATGGGAAAGCTCGCAATGCGTTATCGTACAGTGTTCGCGGCCTTTCCTCTGCTTGTGGTGTCACTTGTCTTGCGGCAGCAATTCAAAGTATACAATCAAACAGGTAAGCTAATAGATATTGTTTGCTGA
- a CDS encoding uncharacterized protein (EggNog:ENOG410PGMY~COG:A~BUSCO:3393at33183) — protein MQCLSRCTAVFRPAGRLWRTGLAFRRFYAHISEHDEPPLIPNSEIRLRDYQEECIQSVLSYLGKGHKRLGVSLATGSGKTVIFTQLIDRVKPRKQDAKQTLILVHRKELVEQAARHCMLAYPEKVIDIEMANSHATGTADITIASIRSLLSKGRIEKFDPDRFKLVLVDEAHHIVAPTYLEVLEHFGLDEPSDDSPALVGVSATFSRFDGLQLGTAIDHIVYHKDYVDMIGEKWLADALFTTVQSHVDLSKVKDAQNGDFQTKQLSAAVNTDKTNEITVKAWFSRAEGRKSTLAFCVDIEHVKCLTEKFRSYGIDARYITSQTPKDIRTQELDAFRNHEYPVLLNCGLFTEGTDIPNIDCVLLARPTRSKNLLVQMIGRGLRLHPGKQDCHIIDMVAALQTGIVTTPTLFGLHPDEGLDKASVDDIDRLREKPIIPQLKGSKPDPKGDIVVDFTDYDSVHDLIQDTSGEKHIRSLSKNAWVKISEDRYILTAPPGRLVIARDDSGLFSVSQVMALPPSAKSKSPFGRPKEVASSLPLAEAVHAADTLAGRIFGPIFVALWQPWRKKPASPGQIGFLKKALDFEDDLLPEYITKGQAADMITKLKHGARGHFKDLLSMKRRIDRDKAKDARFEELKGREEVKVGPLN, from the exons ATGCAGTGCCTTTCAAGGTGTACTGCAGTATTTAGGCCTGCTGGACGGCTTTGGCGAACAGGGCTCGCATTTCGCCGGTTTTACGCCCACATATCCGAGCATGATGAGCCTCCATTGATTCCAAACAGTGAAATTCGACTGCGTGATTACCAGGAGGAATGCATTCAGTCTGTGCTCTCGTATCTAGGAAAAGGCCACAAAAGACTTGGGGTTTCGTTGGCTACTGGAAGCGGAAAAACG GTCATATTCACTCAGTTAATTGACCGAGTCAAACCCCGCAAGCAGGATGCAAAACAAACTCTTATTTTAGTCCACCGAAAGGAGCTTGTTGAACAAGCTGCTAGGCACTGCATGCTGGCGTATCCAGAGAAAGTGATTGATATTGAGATGGCAAATAGTCATGCGACCGGGACCGCAGATATCACGATTGCTTCTATCCGTAGCCTTCTCTCCAAAGGGCGCATAGAGAAGTTTGATCCTGATAGATTTAAACTCGTGTTGGTAGACGAGGCACATCACATTGTGGCTCCAACTTATCTTGAAGTCCTAGAGCACTTTGGCTTGGATGAACCAAGTGACGACTCTCCAGCTTTAGTTGGGGTTTCGGCGACATTTTCACGATTCGACGGCTTGCAATTGGGTACGGCCATTGATCATATCGTATACCACAAAGACTACGTTGACATGATCGGAGAAAAATGGTTGGCCGATGCTCTTTTCACCACAGTACAGTCACATGTAGACCTATCCAAGGTCAAGGATGCGCAAAACGGCGATTTTCAGACCAAACAGCTATCAGCAGCAGTAAACACGGACAAGACAAATGAGATAACTGTTAAAGCTTGGTTTTCGCGTGCCGAAGGGAGGAAGTCCACACTTGCTTTTTGCGTTGACATTGAGCATGTCAAGTGTTTGACCGAAAAGTTTCGTTCCTACGGGATCGACGCTCGGTATATAACTAGCCAAACTCCAAAGGATATCCGCACGCAAGAGCTGGACGCGTTTAGGAACCATGAATACCCGGTTTTGCTTAACTGTGGCCTTTTCACCGAAGGTACCGATATACCAAACATTGATTGTGTGTTACTCGCCAGACCTACAAGATCCAAGAATCTGCTTGTGCAAATGATAGGTAGAGGGTTACGCTTGCATCCAGGAAAGCAAGACTGTCACATCATTGATATGGTTGCTGCATTGCAAACTGGAATTGTGACAACTCCAACTCTGTTTGGTCTTCATCCAGATGAGGGTCTTGATAAGGCATCTGTCGATGACATCGATAGGCTTAGGGAGAAACCCATAATACCTCAATTGAAAGGATCGAAACCTGATCCAAAGGGTGATATTGTTGTCGACTTCACAGATTATGATTCAGTGCATGACCTTATCCAGGACACCTCAGGGGAAAAGCATATTCGCTCACTCAGCAAAAATGCCTGGGTGAAAATCAGCGAAGATCGATACATACTCACGGCCCCTCCAGGCAGGTTAGTTATTGCCAGAGATGACTCAGGACTCTTCTCGGTATCTCAGGTAATGGCGCTCCCGCCTAGTGCAAAATCAAAAAGCCCGTTCGGCCGCCCGAAAGAGGTGGCATCCTCATTACCGCTTGCAGAAGCGGTGCATGCTGCCGATACTCTCGCTGGTCGTATCTTCGGTCCAATATTTGTGGCTCTATGGCAACCATGGCGGAAGAAGCCAGCCAGTCCGGGTCAAATTGGATTTTTGAAGAAGGCTCTTGATTTTGAGGATGATCTCCTACCTGAGTATATAACGAAGGGTCAAGCTGCAGACATGATTACAAAGCTCAAGCATGGTGCTCGAGGGCACTTCAAAGACCTTCTTTCGATGAAGCGCCGCATTGATCGGGACAAGGCAAAGGATGCAAGGTTTGAAGAGCTGAAAGGTCGAGAAGAGGTTAAGGTCGGACCATTGAATTAA
- a CDS encoding uncharacterized protein (EggNog:ENOG410PPHV~COG:S~BUSCO:6490at33183) → MSDSSMSYEPEEEEEGKEQEEDTTQHGNPSGASGHSVPPHQNVLHDSKPLHNGTSHGNVSQRHKRQRLKPRRLALRAAATLPVGKYSDLYKEVVDDMLGGPEYGDGPRLFGTQYGIISWSPQEKNAFFTALARKGKDAIPEIAAFIGTKSQMEVRHYLDLLHRNFELHNVTEETVKNITLSDVPAAYEVSKECCLALENVASALSLRDEQAHNVAGRRKHGDFWLIDNEVAAYVEEVLEPEEESESEKDPEPESLEPGVIPASEFEVELQPETESKSLAEGDRNGQVNTVKMHSISATAKLLKISNWIRLSERVFMNAGERRLEDNWTQICFEDETPALTCDAFSDFYALTISITRRIVHSSIFFALSRIRAIERSHVNPKKVVKKEDIFAALDILKMEPNSRKFWASAPRRCALDIRHDSGENYKTVLLSYDELDALLGPKSDIDPEYIKTAPQAMSSASEGSSYSGEGFESDTSGRIPSTAQDSMDAEDDLSDAQEKHANALDQEASRAEESKLWRWIGKPDPQSLDHNVKPEVKEEEIEHTLFAKRKMPQEISNWRSRILYQAEWETFGQSTVAIDEEMGGNGSRKRLKID, encoded by the coding sequence ATGAGCGATTCTTCTATGAGCTATGAGCctgaagaggaggaagaggggaaggaacaagaagaagatacCACCCAGCATGGGAATCCCTCCGGAGCTTCTGGACATTCTGTCCCTCCACACCAAAATGTCCTACACGATTCGAAGCCTCTCCATAATGGCACATCGCACGGAAACGTATCCCAACGCCACAAAAGGCAACGCCTCAAGCCGCGACGTCTCGCCTTGCGAGCGGCAGCTACGCTTCCTGTTGGCAAATACTCGGACCTCTACAAAGAAGTGGTTGACGATATGCTTGGTGGGCCTGAGTACGGTGATGGACCGAGGCTCTTCGGTACTCAGTACGGCATCATCAGCTGGTCCCCACAAGAGAAGAATGCATTCTTTACAGCCCTCGCtaggaaaggaaaagacgCAATTCCAGAAATTGCAGCTTTCATCGGGACCAAAAGCCAAATGGAAGTGAGACATTACCTTGATCTACTACACCGCAATTTTGAGCTGCATAACGTTACAGAAGAGACTGTGAAAAATATCACGCTCTCAGACGTTCCCGCCGCATACGAGGTTAGCAAGGAATGCTGCCTAGCGCTGGAAAATGTTGCCAGCGCATTATCCCTACGGGACGAACAGGCCCATAATGTTGCAGGGAGGCGGAAACACGGAGATTTTTGGCTTATAGACAATGAAGTTGCCGCTTATGTTGAAGAGGTACTGGAGCCGGAGGAAGAATCCGAATCAGAGAAGGACCCGGAGCCAGAATCACTAGAGCCAGGAGTGATTCCAGCATCGGAATTCGAGGTAGAGTTGCAACCGGAAACTGAATCCAAATCACTGGCAGAGGGCGATCGTAACGGCCAAGTTAATACCGTCAAAATGCATAGCATATCTGCTACAGCGAAGCTACTAAAAATATCAAATTGGATCCGACTATCCGAACGTGTTTTCATGAATGCAGGGGAAAGGAGGTTAGAAGACAATTGGACTCAAATATGCTTTGAGGACGAAACACCGGCATTGACCTGTGATGCTTTTTCTGACTTCTACGCATTAACTATTAGCATCACCCGTCGGATCGTACACTCGTCCATCTTTTTTGCATTGTCGCGGATACGTGCAATAGAGCGTTCCCATGTTAATCCTAAGAAGGTGGTGAAGAAGGAGGATATATTTGCTGCATTGGACATTCTAAAAATGGAGCCCAACTCCAGGAAATTTTGGGCTAGTGCTCCTCGGCGTTGTGCACTTGACATCCGTCATGACAGCGGAGAAAATTATAAAACCGTACTTCTCAGCTACGATGAACTCGACGCATTATTGGGCCCAAAATCCGACATCGACCCAGAGTATATAAAGACAGCGCCCCAAGCGATGAGCTCCGCTTCCGAAGGCTCGAGTTATTCTGGCGAAGGCTTCGAGTCGGACACAAGTGGAAGAATTCCCTCTACCGCTCAGGACTCCATGGATGCGGAAGACGATCTCTCGGACGCGCAAGAAAAGCATGCCAACGCCTTGGATCAAGAAGCGAGCCGTGCGGAAGAATCGAAACTATGGCGCTGGATAGGCAAACCCGATCCCCAGTCCTTGGATCATAATGTTAAGCCGGAAGTTAAAGAAGAGGAAATAGAGCACACACTTTTTGCGAAACGAAAAATGCCCCAGGAGATTTCCAATTGGAGAAGTCGGATTTTATACCAGGCGGAGTGGGAGACTTTCGGCCAAAGTACTGTGGCCATTGATGAAGAGATGGGAGGAAATGGAAGCAGAAAACGGCTCAAGATTGACTGA